In a single window of the Drosophila miranda strain MSH22 chromosome XL, D.miranda_PacBio2.1, whole genome shotgun sequence genome:
- the LOC108164804 gene encoding acidic phospholipase A2 PA4: protein MKADNMALVIKCRHSHSYIYLLCPILLMFITWQLGAGEVGAEAKHLPLAADAGIRHGSYDNGNDDVAALVRKRRQLSDWLIAPNTRWCGRGNLANGTYNDLGGASMADKCCRKHDHCQLWIDGMSTRYDLFNYRPYTLSHCSCDRRFRTCLKMAGDEAANAIGKLFFNVVQTQCFSLRVETVCLERGAGSSGQCLREDLRQKAVLRNNKRF, encoded by the coding sequence ATGAAAGCAGACAACATGGCATTGGTGATTAAGTGCAGGCACAGCCACAGTTACATCTATCTACTCTGCCCCATTCTGCTGATGTTCATAACATGGCAGCTGGGCGCGGGGGAGGTTGGAGCAGAGGCCAAGCATCTGCCACTGGCTGCTGATGCCGGAATTCGTCACGGATCGTACGACAATGGCAACGATGACGTTGCTGCACTGGTCCGAAAGCGCCGCCAGTTATCCGACTGGCTAATAGCCCCAAACACACGCTGGTGCGGACGTGGGAATTTAGCCAATGGCACCTACAACGACCTGGGCGGCGCATCGATGGCTGACAAATGCTGCCGGAAGCACGACCACTGCCAGCTGTGGATAGACGGCATGTCGACTCGCTACGATCTTTTCAACTACCGCCCTTACACGCTGTCCCACTGCAGCTGCGATCGCCGCTTTCGCACCTGCCTGAAGATGGCCGGCGATGAGGCGGCGAATGCCATTGGCAAGCTCTTCTTCAATGTGGTGCAGACGCAGTGCTTCAGCCTCAGGGTGGAGACGGTGTGTCTGGAGCGTGGTGCCGGCAGCTCGGGGCAGTGCCTGCGCGAAGACCTACGCCAAAAGGCCGTTCTGCGAAACAACAAACGGTTCTAG
- the LOC108164803 gene encoding uncharacterized protein LOC108164803, whose product MELFEDDVPSCSRFKSLEDLKTSPDALNVALGYGNGLPKSESPRPKNINELRMLVNDIRFMLRSQLLAYDAKLLIFAAAASTGCPEDTLVPAPPAFKNTSTDDDIYDATDDGCDMERLRKAVQENWPSCTVMMDNLCAVDTLDEMSDDDVEAVHLLHWVLADPSSPMLRRTSGVHLRSLCKHLGVARPSQMPVQLMSICYEDEQVTLPGRKVRRSHAYLGLNFGKLYRFLATGHLDHSGPEDFTRLYAQPESALLQCLEPQPEPMTTCWLQSRFGATQRALVICALPPELERPLKMSATNQFLEYIVHDPSRLRPCHLLFYDEATANKMMMSWPGHIIEMTPQQQRMNAARRPMHRATTETGRKIKAWAQSFWTGLVAVKRYVWASC is encoded by the exons ATGGAGTTGTTCGAAGATGATGTGCCATCTTGCAGTCGTTTCAAGAGCTTGGAGGACCTGAAAACATCCCCAGATGCCCTAAATGTGGCCTTGGGCTATGG GAACGGATTGCCAAAGTCTGAGAGCCCACGTCCGAAGAACATAAACGAGTTGCGGATGCTGGTCAACGACATACGCTTCATGTTGCGCAGCCAATTGTTGGCATACGATGCCAAGCTGCTAATCTTTGCGGCCGCAGCAAGCACCGGGTGCCCCGAGGACACACTGGTGCCCGCACCACCTGCGTTCAAAAACACTAGCACTGACGACGACATATATGACGCCACCGACGACGGCTGTGACATGGAACGCCTGCGAAAAGCCGTTCAAGAGAACTGGCCCAGTTGCACTGTTATGATGGATAACCTGTGCGCGGTGGACACGCTGGACGAAATGTCTGATGACGACGTAGAGGCCGTCCATCTGCTCCACTGGGTGCTCGCTGATCCGTCCAGTCCCATGCTGCGGCGCACGTCCGGCGTCCATCTGCGCAGTCTCTGCAAGCATCTTGGCGTAGCCCGGCCCTCGCAAATGCCCGTCCAGCTGATGAGCATCTGCTATGAGGATGAGCAGGTAACCCTTCCGGGCCGCAAAGTCAGGCGCAGCCACGCTTACTTGGGCTTGAACTTCGGCAAGCTGTATCGTTTTCTTGCGACTGGACACTTGGATCATTCAGGACCGGAAGATTTCACTCGTCTGTACGCCCAGCCAGAGTCTGCCCTGCTGCAGTGCCTCGAGCCCCAGCCGGAGCCCATGACCACTTGCTGGCTTCAGTCGCGCTTCGGCGCAACACAGCGTGCGCTCGTCATTTGCGCCCTGCCGCCAGAACTGGAAAGACCGCTAAAGATGTCGGCCACAAACCAATTCCTTGAGTATATAGTCCATGATCCCAGTCGTCTCCGTCCTTGCCATCTGCTCTTCTACGATGAAGCTACCGCCAACAAAATGATGATGTCCTGGCCGGGTCACATAATCGAGATGACTCCCCAACAACAGCGCATGAATGCCGCTCGTAGGCCCATGCACAGGGCCACTACCGAAACCGGCCGCAAGATCAAGGCCTGGGCTCAGTCATTCTGGACTGGCTTGGTGGCTGTCAAGCGATATGTGTGGGCCTCCTGCTAG
- the LOC108153009 gene encoding LOW QUALITY PROTEIN: odorant receptor 7a (The sequence of the model RefSeq protein was modified relative to this genomic sequence to represent the inferred CDS: inserted 6 bases in 5 codons; substituted 1 base at 1 genomic stop codon), translated as MGLSLHQQRVPYRWYSGARRSRSAHYEYRLPSPERRPDSRFQYIRIRPTKVTSSLEGRNSSTPSRDSVLECRRALDNLFSCFYALGMQAPEDSRPTRNPLWRRIYRCSAAIMYVWQXYRYMGGMEITQVMTSLQVAIDAVILPAKILALVCGLPVVXRCRETGEFRRIGEAVRFCNRLVWCYQISYDIYYCSTFVSAFLLDQPPYAXLDWQXSRLQLNIQAWIEFLIMNWSCLHQTSDDVYAVIYLNVLMLARRVRRLGHGQSPASQTEQCEELQWCIVDHQSVLKLLGCVGPVISRTIFVKFLITAAIMGSTMINTNTTIASSIYLLAVTLQKXCCYQATSLMFDNEQLSLALFHCQWLGQSAXFYLHQAQQPHQSGCPTAPLPHEAIISLSHLQIAKFAFSLYALIKGMNLGERE; from the exons ATGGGCTTGTCGCTGCACCAGCAACGTGTTCCCTATCGCTGGTACTCGGGTGCTCGACGCTCCCGCTCGGCCCACTACGAATACCGGCT CCCCAGTCCGGAAAGGAGACCAGACTCGCGTTTCCAGTATATCCGTATcc GCCCCACAAAGGTCACTAGCTCGCTGGAAGGTCGCAACAGCAGTACCCCAAGCCGGGACAGCGTCTTGGAGTGCCGCCGGGCACTGGACAACCTATTTAGCTGCTTCTATGCGCTCGGCATGCAGGCCCCCGAGGACAGTCGACCGACCAGGAACCCGCTCTGGCGACGGATCTATCGCTGCTCTGCCGCGATCATGTACGTGTGGCA CTACCGGTATATGGGGGGCATGGAGATCACACAGGTGATGACCTCGCTGCAGGTGGCTATCGATGCGGTTATCCTGCCCGCAAAGATCTTGGCTCTGGTCTGCGGTCTGCCGGTGG GGCGGTGCAGGGAGACGGGCGAATTCCGTCGCATCGGGGAGGCGGTGCGCTTCTGCAACCGCCTGGTGTGGTGCTACCAGATCTCGTACGACATCTACTACTGCTCGACCTTCGTGTCCGCCTTCCTGTTAGACCAGCCGCCATATG CTCTCGACTGGCAGTAGTCACGGCTGCAACTCAACATCCAGGCCTGGATTGAGTTCCTCATCATGAACTGGTCGTGCCTGCACCAGACCAGCGACGATGTCTATGCCGTCATCTATCTGAATGTGCTGATGCTGGCAAGGCGGGTGCGCCGTTTGGGCCATGGCCAGAGTCCCGCCAGCCAGACGGAACAGTGCGAGGAGCTGCAGTGGTGCATAGTGGACCACCAGTCGGTGCTGAAGCTGCTCGGATGCGTTGGTCCGGTCATATCGCGCACCATCTTTGTGAAGTTCCTGATCACCGCCGCCATCATGGGCAGCACCATGATCAACACCAACACGACGATTGCGTCCAGCATTTACCTGTTGGCCGTCACCCTTCAGA GCTGCTGCTACCAGGCCACATCCTTAATGTTCGACAACGAGCAGCTGTCCCTGGCCCTCTTCCACTGCCAATGGCTCGGCCAGAGCG GCTTCTATCTGCACCAGGCCCAGCAGCCCCATCAATCTGGCTGTCCTACTGCCCCACTGCCCCACGAAGCTATCATATCTCTCTCTCACCTGCAGATCGCCAAGTTCGCCTTCTCCCTGTACGCCCTCATCAAGGGGATGAATCTGGGCGAGCGCGAATGA
- the LOC108164906 gene encoding zinc finger protein 32 has product MIKLQSLPVIGTGSYHNFRCGEVLCNSPSSYDICCSLCGQRMPFGDFPQHFRLQHLGEAANDDCKLFDATIKIEDDPIAHESFELDEQENVDLEHISAIDEAQAVDADSTGRRERETAMKNTLVETEEALLDLDPDAEWTGEASEPIENAEEDEEPPHLKDDTKDMLFQCDQCDRAYNSKRSLQSHRRVKHNDKDGTVRKRKRGPAKVYTCPEEECNQTFRTERDLHGHRWKHTGIFCDICGKPFTQSGNMMRHRQRHSGIKPYKCQECEATFYTQKELTSHNICHTGRMPCICEVCGRPCRDRGVLTAHMRRHTGERPAKCEVCGKAFYSYHDLNVHAVSHTNHRPFVCDVCGSTFQRKKALRVHKLLHSERRKYPCKMCDKTFAQSGGLNAHMRTHELPKSKGTAHTATTTTKSVASQQEVGQMETVTIELIDENAPASTTTITMAIDLNVEGADTHSHSHSDTGTPTGAAGSASATAGAGAGTWHVS; this is encoded by the coding sequence ATGATCAAGTTGCAGTCATTGCCGGTGATAGGAACCGGCTCTTATCACAACTTTCGGTGCGGTGAGGTTCTGTGCAATAGCCCCAGCAGCTACGACATATGCTGTTCCTTATGCGGGCAGCGGATGCCATTTGGCGATTTTCCGCAACACTTCCGACTGCAGCATCTCGGAGAGGCGGCGAACGACGACTGCAAGCTATTCGATGCCACCATAAAGATTGAAGATGATCCCATTGCCCACGAGAGCTTCGAGTTGGATGAGCAGGAGAATGTTGATCTGGAGCACATATCAGCGATCGATGAGGCCCAGGCTGTGGATGCAGATTCCACAGGCCGCCGTGAACGAGAGACTGCCATGAAAAACACTCTTGTGGAGACAGAGGAGGCGCTTTTGGACTTGGACCCGGACGCAGAGTGGACGGGAGAGGCCAGCGAGCCAATTGAAAACGCCGAAGAAGATGAAGAACCACCCCACCTCAAAGACGACACGAAGGACATGTTGTTCCAGTGCGATCAATGCGATCGTGCCTACAACAGCAAGCGGAGCCTGCAGAGTCACAGACGCGTCAAGCACAACGACAAGGATGGCACCGTGCGGAAGCGAAAGCGTGGACCGGCAAAGGTCTACACATGCCCCGAGGAGGAGTGCAACCAGACGTTTCGCACCGAGCGCGATCTGCACGGCCATAGATGGAAGCACACGGGCATATTCTGTGACATCTGCGGCAAACCGTTCACCCAATCGGGCAACATGATGCGCCACCGTCAGCGCCACAGCGGTATCAAGCCATACAAGTGCCAGGAGTGCGAGGCTACCTTCTACACCCAGAAGGAGCTCACCTCTCACAACATTTGCCATACGGGCCGGATGCCGTGCATCTGTGAGGTGTGCGGCCGGCCCTGCCGCGATCGCGGTGTCCTCACCGCCCACATGCGACGGCACACTGGTGAGCGTCCGGCTAAGTGTGAGGTGTGCGGTAAAGCCTTCTACAGCTATCACGACCTCAACGTTCATGCCGTCTCGCACACCAATCATCGGCCCTTCGTCTGCGACGTCTGTGGCTCCACGTTCCAGCGCAAAAAGGCCCTGCGCGTCCACAAGCTGCTGCATTCCGAGCGGCGCAAATACCCCTGCAAGATGTGCGACAAGACATTTGCCCAGTCCGGCGGCCTCAATGCCCATATGCGCACCCACGAATTGCCCAAATCCAAGGGCACTGCCCACACCGCCACCACCACTACCAAGAGTGTCGCAAGCCAACAAGAAGTTGGGCAGATGGAGACGGTGACCATCGAGCTGATCGACGAGAATGCGCCCGCGTCGACGACAACCATCACAATGGCCATAGACTTGAATGTGGAGGGAGCGGACACCCATTCCCATTCGCACTCCGACACTGGCACTCCGACAGGCGCTGCTGGAAGTGCAAGTGCAACTGCTGGTGCAGGTGCTGGCACTTGGCATGTCTCGTAG
- the LOC108164693 gene encoding TNF receptor-associated factor 6 has protein sequence MQRPHTDHKPLKLQNQHSEQNEHNSNNGTRIAASSSTHNHDTSTPILAQRAGGGGSSAPVQPPKSLSLSQNNYAASDTSGEEEFLDSRYECAICIDWLNEPVLTSCGHRFCKRCLTDWLQNHNQCCPLDNKQLSAEQDIFPDNYTRREIEQLKHKCPNSPLGCALVASPIEVHRHLPSCPYRRQPQPEQLEEKCPFAKIKCDFVGRPETNQLEEHLKSDMPHHMQLMLQAFQQTAIATWQPQKASTSTSGGSLENGHGHGQLAPPPQYANGVDEQIVQTMYQRIVVLEQRTREQETRIENLNKQLRLARQPIDPRYSNGTIVWNIGHLGNLVSRLRANANNQVYSHECYTSPYGYKFCARLNIQPRKPHVLSLHVHLMQSENDFHLDWPFKGRIKLCMVHPTDASQSQHDTIMTKPEILAFHQPREAISTRGFGFLEYANISNIMHLGFVADDRLLIKIEINLV, from the coding sequence ATGCAGCGACCACATACAGACCATAAGCCACTCAAGCTACAGAACCAGCACTCGGAGCAAAACGAGCACAATAGCAATAATGGCACACGCATCGCggcaagcagcagcacccaTAACCATGACACGTCCACGCCCATATTGGCACAGCGTGCGGGCGGCGGCGGAAGCTCTGCTCCAGTCCAGCCACCCAAGAGCCTGTCCCTAAGCCAAAACAACTATGCCGCCTCGGACACGTCGGGCGAGGAGGAGTTTCTGGACTCGCGCTACGAGTGCGCCATCTGTATCGATTGGCTGAACGAGCCGGTGCTCACCTCGTGTGGCCACCGCTTCTGCAAGCGTTGCCTGACCGACTGGCTGCAGAACCACAACCAGTGCTGCCCCTTGGACAATAAGCAACTCTCTGCGGAGCAGGACATCTTCCCGGATAATTACACGCGACGCGAGATCGAGCAGCTGAAGCACAAGTGTCCCAACTCGCCGCTGGGCTGTGCCCTGGTCGCCTCCCCCATCGAAGTGCATCGCCATCTGCCCAGCTGTCCGTACCGACGGCAACCGCAGCCCGAGCAGCTGGAAGAGAAGTGCCCATTTGCCAAAATCAAGTGCGATTTTGTCGGTCGGCCCGAGACGAATCAGCTGGAGGAGCACCTCAAGTCGGATATGCCGCATCACATGCAACTGATGCTGCAGGCCTTCCAGCAGACGGCCATCGCCACCTGGCAGCCGCAGAAGGCCAGTACCAGCACCAGCGGTGGCTCGCTGGAGaatggccatggccatggccagcTGGCACCGCCGCCCCAATACGCCAATGGGGTGGACGAACAGATCGTCCAGACCATGTACCAGCGAATCGTGGTACTGGAGCAGCGTACGCGCGAACAGGAGACGCGCATCGAGAATCTCAATAAGCAACTGCGCCTGGCCCGCCAGCCCATCGATCCACGCTACAGCAACGGCACCATTGTCTGGAACATTGGCCATCTGGGCAACCTGGTGTCGCGCCTGCGGGCGAATGCCAACAATCAGGTGTACTCGCACGAGTGCTACACCTCTCCATATGGCTACAAGTTCTGTGCCCGTCTCAACATTCAGCCGAGGAAGCCGCATGTGCTCAGCCTGCATGTGCATCTGATGCAATCGGAGAATGACTTCCACTTGGACTGGCCCTTCAAGGGGCGCATCAAGCTGTGCATGGTGCATCCGACGGATGCGAGCCAGTCGCAGCATGACACCATCATGACCAAACCGGAGATACTGGCCTTCCATCAGCCGCGCGAGGCGATCAGCACACGTGGCTTTGGCTTCCTGGAGTATGCCAACATATCGAACATCATGCACTTGGGCTTCGTGGCCGATGATCGGCTGCTCATCAAGATTGAGATCAATCTGGTTTAA
- the LOC108164694 gene encoding hepatic triacylglycerol lipase-like, whose amino-acid sequence MMWIALLSLCLCRLSGIEVLATGQVGDMASFYVYTPNSPEHPQRLYTNDSESVTASHFDAQLPTKVIIHGWSVTYLDAPVSELRTAYQSRGPFNIIAVDWGVIAALSYLEARPMVPGVGKSVARFLSFLAREFSLDLGQVVVVAHSMGAHVAGFCGKELNTTSKGQHPLGYIVALDPALPLFRIPSESLRLSSTDANYVVAIHTNGLMKGQLMPMGHSDFYANGGRRQPGCGFDLNNSCAHARAVLFYAEAVQHVSRYTPYAHCSGYPEFLLLLGNCDGAVPKSVALGDPLDVGRTEGIYSFKTHEESPYGEPF is encoded by the exons ATGATGTGGATCGCCCTGCTATCGCTGTGCCTGTGCAGACTCTCTGGGATAGAGGTGTTGGCCACCGGTCAAGTTGGGGACATGGCCAGCTTCTATGTGTACACCCCCAACAGTCCCGAACATCCGCAGAGGCTGTACACCAACGATTCGGAATCGGTTACTGCCTCCCACTTTGATGCGCAGCTTCCGACAAA GGTCATCATACATGGCTGGAGCGTTACGTATCTGGACGCACCCGTCAGTGAGCTGCGCACCGCCTACCAGTCCCGTGGTCCGTTCAATATCATCGCCGTGGACTGGGGTGTTATTGCAGCATTGTCGTACTTGGAGGCCAGGCCGATGGTGCCGGGCGTGGGCAAGTCGGTGGCACGTTTCCTGTCCTTTTTGGCCAGAGAATTCAGCCTGGATCTGGGCCAGGTGGTGGTTGTTGCCCACAGCATGGGCGCTCATGTGGCCGGGTTCTGTGGCAAGGAGCTGAACACGACGAGCAAAGGGCAGCATCCCCTGGGTTATATTGTCGCCCTGGATCCGGCCCTGCCACTGTTCCGCATACCCAGCGAGAGCCTTCGCCTATCCAGCACAGATGCCAACTATGTGGTCGCCATTCATACTAATGGGCTTATGAAGGGACAGCTAATGCCGATGGGCCACAGCGACTTCTATGCCAATGGTGGAAGACGGCAGCCCGGCTGCGGTTTTGATCTGAACAACAGCTGTGCCCATGCCCGTGCCGTCCTTTTCTATGCGGAGGCTGTTCAGCACGTATCGCGCTACACGCCCTACGCCCACTGCAGCGGATACCCCGagttcctgctcctgctcggCAACTGTGACGGCGCCGTCCCGAAGAGCGTTGCGCTGGGTGACCCTCTAGATGTTGGCCGTACAGAGGGCATCTATAGCTTCAAAACCCATGAGGAGAGTCCTTACGGGGAGCCATTTTAG
- the LOC108152934 gene encoding E3 ubiquitin-protein ligase MARCH5, with translation MIRVTAQSPRPSDEERMCWICLGGDEELTARFDWLHPCRCRGSNKWVHRGCLNRWIDEKQLHDPVMPMACTQCRTKYIIVTPRLNAFDAFLDQIDQLYETVCPSVMMGTLSAGLYFAAMTFGALTLIQVFGYRVSLTLLKDEPTVLMIVLPTIPAVLLLLRNLRWDDQLTMLWRGLRGPRPVAPRDDLDEDGEIPPGAPLDEEYFDGGPPDELGMNFLDQGAIFGDEGIGSTSASFIVALSLPSCAVLLGHTLFSKMGNRLLAIVMGGVTFLGIKGLSRAYLRHSTVQRKRGRSVMDYTPLNVASYIWLRASGSRNIPDTR, from the coding sequence ATGATTCGAGTTACCGCACAGAGTCCTCGCCCCTCCGATGAGGAGCGAATGTGCTGGATTTGCCTCGGAGGCGACGAAGAGCTGACGGCTCGCTTCGATTGGCTGCATCCGTGTCGCTGCCGCGGCAGCAACAAATGGGTGCATCGCGGCTGCCTGAATCGATGGATCGATGAGAAGCAGCTGCACGATCCGGTGATGCCGATGGCCTGCACCCAGTGCCGCACCAAGTACATTATTGTGACCCCGCGGCTCAATGCTTTCGATGCGTTCCTGGACCAGATCGACCAGCTGTACGAAACGGTGTGTCCCAGCGTGATGATGGGCACGCTCTCGGCCGGCCTCTACTTCGCGGCGATGACCTTCGGTGCCCTGACGCTGATCCAGGTCTTCGGGTACCGCGTGAGCCTGACGCTGTTGAAGGACGAGCCCACAGTACTGATGATCGTCCTGCCGACGATCCCAGCtgtgcttctgctgctgcgcaATCTCCGATGGGACGACCAATTGACGATGCTGTGGCGTGGCCTACGCGGCCCCCGCCCGGTCGCGCCGCGTGATGATCTGGATGAGGACGGCGAGATTCCGCCAGGTGCTCCGCTCGACGAAGAGTACTTCGATGGTGGACCTCCCGATGAACTCGGTATGAACTTCCTGGATCAGGGAGCCATCTTTGGCGACGAGGGGATCGGGAGTACTTCCGCCAGCTTCATCGTGGCCCTCAGTCTGCCCAGCTGTGCCGTCCTGCTGGGCCACACACTGTTCTCGAAGATGGGCAATAGGCTGCTGGCCATTGTGATGGGCGGCGTGACCTTCTTGGGCATCAAGGGGCTGTCCAGAGCCTATCTGCGCCACTCTACCGTGCAGCGTAAGAGGGGGCGTTCCGTTATGGATTACACTCCGTTGAATGTGGCGAGCTACATCTGGCTGCGCGCATCGGGCAGCCGCAACATCCCCGACACACGTTAA